The DNA segment AAATATCTACATGGAACCCAGCACGGCGGCTTTTCTATTACCTATCGAATCATCCCCCTTAGCTGTTTTAGAGAAGTTAGCCCAAGCCAACTTGATAGATTTTTGTCCTTGTGATCCCTCATACTTTGAAGTTACTCTCCAAGGTATATACATAACGTCAACTGAAAACAGCGAAACAGGGGTCTTCGTCACAGATTTGATTTCATCTGTAGAATTATTACTCCAACAATTATCTCAAAGGCAGCAACTCTGCCACGCTTAGTAATTCAGTCTTGCTGTTCGCGGGACTCTGGTATGACTTCCGAACCCAGTCTGTGAAACTGTCCTAGCTAGTCGTGTCGCCTTTCCCCGAACAGCACCCATAACAATTCAAAATACCCTACGGGAAGCGCAAGCGCTACAAAATTCAAAATTTTTTAGCTTAAGTCTTAATGTTCGCGGGACTTTGGTATGACTTCCGTTCCAACCTTTTAAGTTGTCTAACCTAGTCGTACCGTTCTTTCCCCGAACTTGATATAAAAGACTTCCAGATAAAAAAATATCCAAATTTTAGGGTGCGTCAGTATGAATAATTTCTTGGTACAGCTAGGTTTTTTCACACTGACGCACCCTACTAACTACTACAAGCTTCCACTAATTTTCTTTAATTTTGTAGCTTTAGCTTCCCGTAGGGTATTTTGAATTTTGAATTGGAGCGAAGCGACGTGACTAACCTCAATACAAACCGCGTTGAACAGGTAGCGCGAGAAGATTTAGTAATGTTTATTAATGCTTGTCTTGCTTGCACTGGACAAAAAGAATTTTATGATGATGCCTATGGTCAACGAGTATCAATTGACTTTTTACACGATTATATTCTGGGTAATTACCGTTTACTTTATGCCCGGACTTTAGCCGCAGGTATCAACCATTTCAACCAAGCCCAAATTATCTTAAAATTACTGGCGACAGGAAAAGACACAATCCCCGAACATCGCCAAGAAGAAGGCGCACTGATTGCTCATGCACTCAACGCCTTACCTCCACAACGAGCTTGGGGCGTTTTACAACAGTTAAGACAACGTAAAATTAATAATAGACGAAGTAGAGCGATCGCCCGCGATTATTTAAGTATGCGGCGTGATATGAGTTTTGATGCTGTTAAGTATCGCGCAAAAGTGAGAGCGATCGCTACCCACGCCCACCTGAAACTACAAGGTGAATTGGGTACTTTCCTTTTCCACAACTGGAAGCAAAAGTCTTACTCCACTGAGTTATTTGAACAGTTTCGCCAAGCACATTACAGCGCCGAAGCCATTTACAATTTGCCTTTTACCATCGCCGAAGGATTTGCAGTTAAACACAAAGTCCCCCGCGATGTCTTCTTATCCCGGATTCAACAGCAAATGACTTTAGGCGAAAAGCTGCGTTTGCAAGGTGCGGCGGAACGTAACGAAACTGATATCAATATAGATTTTGGTCGTCTTCCCTTAACCAAGTTGGCGTTATATATCTTGTCTTTACCTTGGGATATACGACAACAACAAAGAGATATTTTACATCAAGCCTTAGAGCGATCGGCACATCTAGCGTTAAAAAAAGCGCCCTTAAAACTAGGAAAGGTTGCAGCCGTCTTGGATTGCAGTTATTCCAGTTCCGGCTCTAGTGAAAAGCGCCGCCGTCCCTTGGGTATAGCTATGGCTGCACACTACTTATTACAAGCCGCCGCGCAAGAATATCAAGCTTTTTGGACAGTACCCGTAGAAGATTCACTGCAAGTAAACGCCCGTGGACAAACAGACTTAGCCACACCACTGTTAGCCGCTTTGGGAACAGGAGCCGAGTTAATCATAATTATTTCCGACGGTTGCGAAAATGACCCACCCAATGGAGCTGCTGAAGTCCTACGCATCTACCGGACTAAATTAGATCCCAGAGGGCAAACTTCTATCATTCATTGCAACCCTGTATTCAACTCCGATGACTTTTCCCTACGCACCCTCAGCCCAGCCGTCCCTACCGTAGGACTAAGAGACGCAGAAGATTTACCAACGATGCTCAACTTTGCTCGTTTTGCTGAAGGTTCTGCACCTTTATCAGAACTAGAAACATATCTAGCACAACGAGTAGAGCAATTTTTAACAGCATCTTCTTTAACTGGCACATCTTTTCGTGTTGGCTGTTGACGGTTGACTGTTAACCGTTAACAGTCAACCGTCAACTGTTAACAAATCATACAAATGACTATGTATTTTAAAAGCGTAATCGCTGAATAAAAATTGCTATGTCAAAAACTAAAAGTTTATTAACAGATATATCACTCAAAGGATTGGAAATTGCGCCTTCTCAAATACGTGGTGCAGTACGTATTGTGCCATTGTTGCGGCGAGAAGTGCGGGGTGATTTGCGTTTGCTGCGTCGTTCTTACGATGAAGATATTGCGGTGGTTTCCCTGGAGGGTCAAATAAGCAAACCGGGGATGAAATACTTCTCTTATGTCCCTCATGGCTTAGTCATGTCTTGGAGTGATGACGGTAGTCCAGTAGCCAGCTTTGGCGGACAGATGCTCAAGCCTGAGGGTAAAAGTTTTAATTCCTGTTGTGCAAGTGTGCGGTTAATGCACCGCATGGCGAAACGAGAATCAAGGAATCAACTGAGATTTTTACCTTTGCACTTAGCAATGGAAGGTTTCCTTTCGCTGTTTTTTTCAGGCCCAGATATTGCTTGGAGTGAATATTCTAAGTATGCTTTGTCTCACGGACTGGGTTCACGCTACGAATCATCTTTTAGTGGGCGTTACATTGCTGGGTTAGAAGATGCTTTACGGGTGTTTGAGATTCACGAAAGACAAGTTGGTGTATTGGTATTTGTCGCTGAAGCTTTAGCCTCTGCTTTTGTCGTTCCCACACCTGAAGACTACCGCGCTCTGCACACCAGTCTTTTAGAAGACTTTTATGGTGAACTAATTTACGAGTACAGCTTGATGTATGGTGCAACTTTTCCAATGGCTACATCTGTAGATGATGCCCAGATTAATAGTTTGACAGATTTAAGTGGAGCGATCGCCCAAATGCGATCAGATTGGGCTACATTCCAAGGATTCATGGCGGAAGGATTGCTACAGCGCCAACTCCAATCCCAGAGAGTGTACACGGCTGGACAATTCCAACTGCAACGGTTCATTACTAATCTGCAACCTAAAGAAGAAAACCATATCGGTGAGGCGATTATTCGAGATAACGGAGAGTTAGAATATCTCAAAACTTACCGTCTATCAGCCGCCCAAACCCGTCGCGTGTACTTACTCAGCCAACTAGCCGAATATAACTGGAATATTGATGCTACAGCCAAAGCCTTGGGACACACCCGCGATGAACTAGTTTCTCGCCTCGAAGCTTCAGGTTTTGGTTATCTACTCAATCAACAAGTACGCGACGCAGCACGGAAAAAAGCGAAAAGGTGAAGGTGGGGAGGAATAGGAATAGACACTAGGATAAATGGGATGGGAATTTAATAAAGAAAGTGGACTCTATCACGCTGCAACTTGAAACCCAGTAAGGACTAGAGACTAGCGTTCAGAGGGGGAGCAGGGAACAGGATTGAGGAATAAGGACTGGGGACTGCCACTGAAACCCCAGTCCCGCAGGCAAGAAATACGACTACTAAAAACCGAGGTCATGCCCCGGCTTGTTAGGTCTGTGTCGTCTCGATTCAACAGCCGTCTGGTCCGCAGAAACTGTGTCCGTACAGTACCTCTGCGTCACAGATATAGATCATGCCCGCAAAATCGAGGAAAAACTTCACTGCGACCTGATCCGCAATATTCTCGGCCATATCTCGATCCGGGGTGAGCACCTCGAATTTTATATTCGCCTGGGTGTCAGAAACGTTGGGTTGTCCCGTCGAGCGCACGTTGCGACTGCCTTTACCGCCAGTTTCCAAAACCGTATAACCGGTTGCCCCGGATTCTTCGATGATATTGGCGATCTTTTTCAGCAGAATCTTTTCCGTGACGATGACGAGCTTTTTGGCTGGCTTGGCCATGTTAGTTACCTCCTTACCGTAATTGATCTTATATATTGAGTTGCTTGGTCTGCTGGGTCAAGGGAGGGTCGACAGAACGCGACCGTAACCCCTCTAGATTAGCGGCCGCCTATCGCCTGGGCGAGACCGAGGAAGAGCGGTATTGCCAAGCCAATGGCAATGGGTGTACCGATAGCTGTGGAGGCACCGATGTAGGCGGAGGGATTGGCCGACGGAATTCCGGCTCGCAACGTGGGTGGACCTGAGATGTCTGAACTGGAGGCGGCGATGACGGCCAGGATCACAACACCGCCCAGGCTGAATCCCGTGGCGTAGTGGGCAATCATGCCGAGACCGAAGGCGATGAACCCATGCACCAACGGTGCCACTACGCTATACACAACGTACCACTGGGCTACCTTCCGTAGTTCGCCAATCCTTGACCAAGCCTCCATACCCATAACCAGCATCAAGATCGAAAGCAAGCCTCGGAAGAGGGGGTCGTAGAAGCTTTTATAGACACTTTCCGGCTGGGTGAACAGGCCAAGAGCAATGCCGAGCAACATTGCCGATAGGGCAGGGCCCTGGAGGCTTTCCTTGACGATCGGCCATATTTTGACCCGATTATCAGCAGACTGCTGCTTGCGGAGATACTCTTGCCGACTGCTGGGATAATCCTGCTGATCGGGATACTCGCCTGCTGCAACACTCTGCTTGCTGAGATACTCGCCTGCTGCACTACGCTTCTTCTTGTTGAGATAAATGTTGGCCACCACAATCGCCGTTACGAGCGCGGGGATATCCATGAAGGGATAGAGTGCGGCTGCCCATGCCTCGTATTGGATTTTTTGTTCTTCCAGTAGCGTCAGGGCGGCAGCCATGGTAGAGCCACTCACAGCACCAAACAACCCCCCGGTCGCAATCGCATCTACGGTGTTGACCTTCGGCAGCTTGGCCAAGGTATAGCGCGCGATGAATACAACAAGAACCCCTACTGCTACAGCAGACGCTGCGGGTAACACCATCTCTGTCAGGTTGGAATTGCGGATCGCAATACCACCGGTCAGACCGATTTTGGTGAGCAACATGAAGACGATGATCTGACAAATCGCCTCTGGAATTATCAATTCGCTACCGAGAGCGGCAATGACCATACCACCAATCAAAAACCCAAGTGTTGGGGACTGCAACTGCTTAACGAAGTCCATTAAGAACAAGGAAAAAAAATCCATGAATACCTCCTTCTGCCTCCTCTAAAAAAGAGCGATTATTGTGATAAGTGAGCTTTAAGAAGTAAGGGTGCAACGCTTCAATCCTGCCGACAGGTGTTTCAAAGATGGCCGCTCTCCGAATGGGCCTGGAAGGTGTCGCTGTCCCACAGTAACTTCTATAGATCAATATTTATTAAGAGCCAAAATTCTATGTACTTAAGTCAGATCTTTAAATTCGCACAAATTTGCGATTGTTTTACATGGATATGCTAAGTAATTTCAAATTCAAATCATAAGTTTTCCTTTTATTTTCAGAAAATCCGTATATCTCTAGTCAGTGTAAATTGCGATTACAGAATTTTCTCTATACACGGATATTGCACCGAGGACGGTATGGGATCAGCCAAATCGGAAGAGTTGCGTGGACACCAATCTTCTAGCAATGACTGAGCTAATCAATCCTCATTTCAGGGGGAGCTGTTGACGGTTCATAAGTCGTGGATGGACTGTAACTGGCGAGGTTAAACCACCCCACCGCCAGTAGGAGACTGAACCCACAGCCCAACAAAAAAGTCCAGGCGTGAGACGACTCGAGTACGCAGAGCAGGCGGCGATCGCTGCTATATACCTGCACTAGCCAGCCTTCGCTGGTGTTGTCAAATCTTGTCCGCAGTTTAGTTGAGTCAAACTTGTTCATTGTGTATGCTCCATGCTGATCGAATGTTTGTGGCGGTGGCGGGTACTTGCACGCTACGATGGAAACACCTGTCAGAAATTCACCTGTGAATGGAGAATATCTCAAGGAGAGAAACTGGGTCGCTCAAACCTGATATTGATGTCGAATAGAAGACAGACATCTATGCTTTCGCTTTGAACGATATTTTTAACTTTATATAAGCGCATCAAAAAATCGGGCAAGAAATTCACGTTGTAATTCCTCCTTGATTCAGATATTAGGGGTTAAAACAATTCAAAATTGCAATCACTTAGAGCCTGATACCCAGAATTAATTCAAGATAAATCTTCTTCTTAGTTTTGCATTTTGCATTTTGAATTTAAAAAAGATCAGAACGGCAGGTATGTGCCTAAGTTTATCTGAAAATTAGCGATCGCTTTACATGGATCTACTAAGTAATTTCAAATTCAAATCATAAGTTTTTCTTTTATTTTCAAAAAACCTGTATATCCCTGGTCAATGTAAATTGTGATCACAGAGTTTTCTCTATACGTTCTCAAAACCCCAGCAATTCTCATTTTGGCAAGAAGCTGTTCAAGCACTGAGAATCTCGGTATTGTGATGATATTTGAGAGATCCAAAAGAGCTAGAGCGTTTGCAAGAACGGGGTTTGTTCGTGTCAGAGCGATCGCCATAGTGCCATGATTACTGCTGAAGTAGTTATAATTAATGACACTATCTTGCAATTAATAAGGGAAGTAGTCAGTAACTATCAAAGTATGAGGGATCACAAAGACAAAAATCTATCAAGTTGGCTTGGGCTAACT comes from the Nostoc sp. PCC 7120 = FACHB-418 genome and includes:
- a CDS encoding alr0857 family protein, whose amino-acid sequence is MLKLTYTENSVSLDYLDVPLENWVNQRVNLALSTGTNIYMEPSTAAFLLPIESSPLAVLEKLAQANLIDFCPCDPSYFEVTLQGIYITSTENSETGVFVTDLISSVELLLQQLSQRQQLCHA
- a CDS encoding ARPP-2 domain-containing protein, whose amino-acid sequence is MSKTKSLLTDISLKGLEIAPSQIRGAVRIVPLLRREVRGDLRLLRRSYDEDIAVVSLEGQISKPGMKYFSYVPHGLVMSWSDDGSPVASFGGQMLKPEGKSFNSCCASVRLMHRMAKRESRNQLRFLPLHLAMEGFLSLFFSGPDIAWSEYSKYALSHGLGSRYESSFSGRYIAGLEDALRVFEIHERQVGVLVFVAEALASAFVVPTPEDYRALHTSLLEDFYGELIYEYSLMYGATFPMATSVDDAQINSLTDLSGAIAQMRSDWATFQGFMAEGLLQRQLQSQRVYTAGQFQLQRFITNLQPKEENHIGEAIIRDNGELEYLKTYRLSAAQTRRVYLLSQLAEYNWNIDATAKALGHTRDELVSRLEASGFGYLLNQQVRDAARKKAKR
- a CDS encoding P-II family nitrogen regulator, with the protein product MAKPAKKLVIVTEKILLKKIANIIEESGATGYTVLETGGKGSRNVRSTGQPNVSDTQANIKFEVLTPDRDMAENIADQVAVKFFLDFAGMIYICDAEVLYGHSFCGPDGC
- a CDS encoding sodium-dependent bicarbonate transport family permease, whose product is MDFFSLFLMDFVKQLQSPTLGFLIGGMVIAALGSELIIPEAICQIIVFMLLTKIGLTGGIAIRNSNLTEMVLPAASAVAVGVLVVFIARYTLAKLPKVNTVDAIATGGLFGAVSGSTMAAALTLLEEQKIQYEAWAAALYPFMDIPALVTAIVVANIYLNKKKRSAAGEYLSKQSVAAGEYPDQQDYPSSRQEYLRKQQSADNRVKIWPIVKESLQGPALSAMLLGIALGLFTQPESVYKSFYDPLFRGLLSILMLVMGMEAWSRIGELRKVAQWYVVYSVVAPLVHGFIAFGLGMIAHYATGFSLGGVVILAVIAASSSDISGPPTLRAGIPSANPSAYIGASTAIGTPIAIGLAIPLFLGLAQAIGGR